From the Salinimicrobium tongyeongense genome, one window contains:
- a CDS encoding AraC family transcriptional regulator, with protein MKLQFLHKYLTRNIKFSVHEARQFLKLWHYHPELELVYIVEGEGTLYAGDFIGDYKKDDIFLIGQNVPHMFHSKNSNEENSISKAYVFHIHEYFLNSSSKYFSEFSFLKQIESISKRGVLFRQVENFQILQILDNIDSESHSENALNVLNILLKLSRYKTYTSLGSLNWLNHYRISEKRVNDAVEFIMLNFKEDITLGKAAEKCGMNKSAFCRYFKKSTGKPFIRFLNEIRISYSCKLLQETSPVKAISEVSYQSGFNSLSYFNRTFRKIHKISPSEYQEMNHSALYNETTE; from the coding sequence ATGAAACTGCAATTTTTACATAAATATTTAACTAGGAACATTAAATTTTCAGTTCATGAAGCCAGGCAATTTCTTAAACTTTGGCATTATCACCCTGAACTTGAATTGGTATATATAGTTGAAGGAGAAGGCACATTGTACGCTGGAGATTTTATAGGTGATTATAAAAAAGACGATATTTTCCTTATTGGTCAGAATGTACCTCACATGTTTCACAGTAAAAACTCGAATGAAGAAAATAGTATTTCAAAAGCTTATGTTTTCCATATTCACGAATATTTTCTCAACAGCAGTAGTAAATATTTTTCCGAATTTTCATTTTTAAAACAAATTGAAAGCATAAGCAAAAGAGGAGTTTTATTTCGACAAGTTGAGAATTTTCAAATATTGCAAATATTAGACAATATTGATAGTGAATCCCATTCCGAAAATGCTCTTAATGTTCTTAACATTTTACTGAAATTATCAAGATATAAAACCTATACAAGCCTGGGAAGTTTGAACTGGCTTAACCACTATAGAATTTCAGAAAAAAGAGTAAATGATGCTGTTGAATTTATAATGCTAAACTTCAAAGAGGACATTACCCTTGGCAAAGCAGCAGAAAAATGTGGTATGAATAAGTCTGCATTCTGCAGATACTTTAAAAAAAGTACAGGTAAGCCTTTTATAAGATTTCTGAATGAAATTAGAATAAGTTACTCTTGTAAACTTTTACAGGAAACTTCTCCTGTAAAGGCTATTTCTGAAGTTTCTTATCAATCGGGTTTTAATAGTCTCTCTTATTTTAATCGTACTTTCCGAAAAATTCACAAAATTTCTCCCAGTGAGTATCAGGAAATGAATCATAGTGCCTTATATAATGAAACAACTGAGTAA